DNA from Hyalangium minutum:
CCGTGGCCAGCAGCCGTACGCCCGTCACGCCCTCGGCCAGCTCGCCCAGCGCGAGGCCCGCCTGCGCGGCCTCCTCGGGCACGGAGAGCGTCACCAACTCCTCGAGCTGATCCATATAAAGGATGAGCCCGTCCTTGGCGCCCAGCTTCGCGCGCAGCCGCCGTGCCAGCTGCGTCGGCTCCGTGTGGAGCAACTGGGCCAGGGGCTCCTCCTCCATCTCCAGCACGGGGGCGAGCGCCGCGGCGAGCGCGGCCACGGGGCGGCGGCCCGGCACCAGGCGCGCGCTCTTCCACTTCCGGCCGTCCTCCAGCACCCCCTCCGCGATGAGGGGGATGACGCCGGCCAGACACAGCGAGGACTTGCCCACGCCCGAGTCGCCGGTGATGAGCAGGAAGGGCTCTCCCTTGAGGCGCTCGATGACCGCGCGCTGCTCGCGCCGGCGGCCGAAGAAGAGGGCGCGGTGCTCGGCCTCGAAGGCCTGCAGGCCGCGGAACGGGTTGCCCTCGGGGATGGCGCCAGCAGAGAGTTCGTCCCGGCCGACCTGCTCCAGCGCGTCGAGCATCGCCGCGGCCGAGGAGTAGCGCTCCGAGGGCTCCCGGCGCAGGCAGCGCTCGATGACGGCGGCGAGGTTCGGATCCACGCCGGTCGCGGCCTCGGCGAGGGGACGCGCGTCCCGGCTGCGGACCTCCTCGGACAGCTCGCGCCAGGGCACGTCGCGGAAGGGGCCCTTGCCCGAGACCAGCTCGTAGAGCACGAGGCCCAGCGAGTACACGTCGCTGCGCGCCGTGAGGTCCTCGCCGGCCCACGCCTCCGGGGACATGTAATAGGGCGTGCCCACCAGCGCGCCGCGAGGGAGCGAGGGGAGGAACACGCCGTCCAGCGAGCGGGCGCCGAAGCCCGGGCTGGCGTCCGGGTCGAGCTCGGCGGGCAGCTCGGGCGGAGTGGGCGGTCGGCTCGGGCTCTTGCCGGGCTCGGCGGCGGAGGAATCCAGCAGCTTGGCCAGACCGAAGTCGAGCAGCTTCACCTCGCCGCTCTCGGTGAGCACGGCGTTGCCGGGCTTGATGTCGCGGTGGAGTACGCCGCGGCGGTGGGCGGCGCTCAGTCCTCGCGCCAGGTCCTTGCCGATGGAGAGGGCCCGCTCCCCAGACACGGGCTTGGCGAGCCGGTCCAGGCTGACGCCGCGGATGAACTCGGAGATGAGGTACGGCTGCTCCTCGAGCTGCCCCACGCGGTAGAGGGTGACGACGTTGGGGTGCTGGATGCGGGCAGCGGCCCGGGCCTCCACGAGGAAGTGGGACAGGGCGTTGGGGCCGAGGGCGGGGATGAACTTCACCGCCACGGGGCGCTCGAGCAGCGTGTCGTGGGCCAGATACACCCGCCCCGTCCGCCCACGGCCAATGAGCCGGATCAGACGGTACTCGTCGAACTCCTGGGGAGGAGTCCACGCATCCGGGGGCGGAGAGGAGGCGGGAGAGGCCACGGTGGGTGCCTACGTGCCCGGACCTCGGCGATCAAGCCGTCCCGGGAGTCCGTACACGCGAGGGGGCTAGGGCTTGTCCTTTGCCTTGCTCGGCTTGAGCATGGTGCGGATCTTGTTTTCGAGGTCCTGTGGCAAACAGGGCTTGGCGACGAACTCGTCGGCGCCGGCGTCCTTGGCTTGGTTCTCGCTGCCGGCGAGCACGTGGCCGCTGAGGGCCATCACGGGGATGTCGCGGGTGCGGGAGTCTCCCTTGATGAGGCGGGTGGCCTCCCATCCGTCCATGACGGGCAGAGACAGGTCCATGAGGATGATGTCGGGCTCGGCGACCTGGGCCTTCTCCACGGCCTCGGCGCCGTTGCGAGCGGTCTCTACCTGGAAGCCCGCGAACTCGAGGTACTCCGCATACATCTCCCGGGCGTCATCGAAGTCATCGACGACGAGGACGCGCTTCTTCGAGGGTGCGGACTCGGCGCTTGCACCCGCCTCTGCTGGCGGAAGTTTGGGGGCCGATTGGCTCATGGCTCGGAGGGTCTCCAGCAAAAGAGGCGATAGGGCGATCATTCTATACACAGACTGCACTCCGCGCCCTGCCCCCCCCACCCCCGGGGCGTACACCAGCGCGCGTTCGAAGTGTCCTGAAGACGACACCGCCCCCTCGGAGAGGTTCCAAGGAAGCAGTTCCGGGAGTCTCCCAGCGCGGACGCCCCGTCCACGGCGGCGGACGGTCAGCCATGGGCGCCGAGAGAGGCGAAGCCACTAGGATGCGCGGCACACCTCCTGCACTTCACGAAGGGTATGACCCCCTCTCAAGCCCTCTTTCTCTCGCTGTGCTTGTTGTCCTCCGCGTGTATCAGCCTGCCCGACATCGACGATTCGCTTCCTGGGCCAGATGGAGGCCCTCCCATCGATGGTGGCATAGACGGAGGAAACACGGATCAGACGCCTCCGACGCTCGTCCGCACCACACCGCCACATGGCTCGACCCGAGTGCCCGTCGACTCGACGGTGGAGCTCGAGTTCTCCGAAGCGATGGTGGAGAGCAGCTTGCAGCTCACCTCGGTGCCAACGGTGTCCTTCACATTGGAGTCCTGGGCCTCCGAGTCGAAGCGCGCCGTCTTCCGCCCCTCAGCGCCCCTGGCCCAGGATCAGCAATACGCGCTCACGGCCGAGGGCAAGGACCTGGCGGGCAACACCCTCACGGGTAGTCACAGCTTTGCCTTCACCACGGTGGGCCCTGCGCCGGACACCACACCTCCCACCCTCGTCAGCACTTCGCCCACGAATCGAGCCTTGGCCCTTCCCAGAGACACCAAGATCAAGCTCACCTTCTCCGAACCAATGAATCGCGCATCGGTGGAACGGGCCTTTTCAATCGTATCGCCGATGGAGGCTCAGGCAGGGACTATGGCCTGGAACTCGACAGGCACAGTTGCCGAGTTCACTCCGGACACCTTGCTCCCCTACACTTCAACCGTCGCCTGGGAACTCTCGGCAGCAGCGACAGACCTCGTGGGAAACGCGCTGAGCCCAGCTTCATCGCTGTTCTACGTCGCCACTCAGCGGACCTACTCACTCACTCCAATGAATATTGGTAGTGAATCTCATCTATCAAGCACCACACCGGCCGCTCAGATCGTCCCCTGGAATATCGGGGACGATGCATCAAACAGACCTCTCCAGGTATTTCTCTCTTTTCATCTGCAGCCTCTGTTCGACTCACAAGTGACCCGGATCCTCTCCGCCAGCCTGAGATGGCCTCATGTCGATCCTGGTATTTCCACTTTCGATTCCTTGGGCAGGTTCGCCGTAGACCTCGTGAGTTACCCCCCCTCGAACTCAAACGCTTTCACCACAGCCCCCATCGGGCAGCCTCTCTTCCTGACCTACCAGGATTTAGGCGGCGCCTCGGACATCACCACGGTCAATGTCACTCCCATGGTGCTGGACTCATGGGCGAATCAGGCTTCCCGCTATGAACGCGCGCAGTTCAGGCTCAGCTTCGAATCCTGGACAGACCAGGACAGCACCCCCGACTTCCTTCAAGTCAATCCGTTTTATCTCGTGCTGACAGTCACTTGCGAGCAACCGTAGGACGCGGGCCGCATCTCAGGCTGCCCCTGCCGCAGTGACAGAAAAAAAACGCCGCCCCCCCGGAAAGGCTCCGAGAGGGCGGCAGGACTGCGTTCAGCCCGTGTTCAGCGCTGCGTCATCACGGCGCAGCGACGGGCACGGCGATCGGGGTGATCAGCGAGCCGTTGACGGTGATGTCGGCCGTCTGAGCCACACCCCAGCCGGACTCATAGGCATCGACGCTCGGGGTCAGCTTGCTGAAGTGGATGAACAGGCTGGTGCCCGGCTGCAAGGAGACGAAGGTCGCCGAAGGCGTCGCCGGCGGCGAGTAGGTGAAGGAGAAGCGGGTGCTGTAGCCCGAGGTGTCGAACGGGAAGACCGGCTCCTCGGCGGGAGTCCGGGTCGCGATGGGCTTGGTGGGCTCCGCCATCTGCAGCGTGAAGCCAACGCCGGTGCTGCGGCCCGTGGACGGATCGCGCTCGCCCGTCGCGTCACCTATCTTGCCGCTCCCGTTGAGATCCAGTCCTACATAGACCTGCGCGTACTGGGTCTCGAGCAGCGGCGTCATCACCTGGTTGAAGTTCACGTACACGGTCTCGAGGCGGTCGATGAGGCCGTTGTTCGTGGTCACCTCCTGGAACCTCACGCTCTCGACGGCGATGGCCGGCGGGCTGCTCAGATCACCGCCGAAGAACGCCACCGTCGAACCGGTGGTGAAGGGAGCGCCGCCGGCGAGCGGCACGGCGCGGATATACAGGTTGTACTCGCGGCCTGCGGACAGCGCCTGGCCCGGCTTGATGGTCAGCACCGTGCCGCCACCCGTCACGTCCCTGGAGACGGCCAGGCTCTCCTTGCCGTACTCGTCCGTCAGCCCCACCACCACCGAGCTGGCCTGCACCGGCTGGTTGAAGACGATGTAGATACCGTCGGTCGGCTTGACCATGTTGTGCTGCGGCTTGGTCTGGAGGTTGCCGGGCTGCAGCGCCCCCAGGCTGCTGTACCTCACCGCCAGGGCTTCGCCCGGGCTATAGGCCGGAGGCAGCCGCTCCGTCTTCACCGTGCCCTGCCTCACCAGGTCCGTAGCCGGGTAGTTAATCACCAGTCCGCCCGCCTCGTAGATGCCGTCGCCGTTGGTGTCCAGCGCGTTGACCGACAGCAGGTAGCTGCCGCCCAGACGGGACAGCTCGACCGGCGAAGGGACCTTATCAAAGGTGATGAGACCGTTGTTGTCCGACACCGCCTCCACCACCACGCGGCTCGTGGTCGACTCGGACAGGCCGAAGAGCACGCGGCCCGCGGGGTTCACGTCCAGCGTGCCACGCGCATTCGCCGCAGGGCGGCCATCCGGCCCGAACAGGTAGAACTTCACCGAGCCATTCAGCTCCGACAGCAGCACCGGGCCAAAGCTCGCGTTGCCGTTGTTGATGGGCACATTGCCCGCGGTGCTCGGGACCACCGAGGAGGCGCGCAGCGAGGCGAAGCCGTCCTTGCTGAACGTCAGCAGCACCTGGGCGCCGCCCGGCACATCCTTGAAGATGAAGTTGCCGCCGGCATCCGTCGTCACCGGAGCCACCGTCGCGCTGCCGATCGTCATCGTGACGTTGACGCTCGCCAGCGGCTGCTGCTGGGTCGTCAGCACCTGGCCGGAGACCGTGCCCTTCGGCGTCGCAGGAACCACCACCGATACGTTGTTCGGATCCTGGATACCGTCCGCAATTCCGTCACCGTTGGCGTCCTCGGCACCACCGCACCCGGCCATCAGAAACGGCACGAGGGCCATTGCCAGCTTCTTCATCGTCCCCACCTTGAGAGTTTTCTGAGAAGTTCACGCCGCGACACAGGGCGGCGACGGGACACTCTCCGACTCGGGGGGCGGACGTCAAGAGAGTGACAGTCGGATCAACCCAGGACGTCCTGCTAGGGTTTACCCACATGTCCGACGTGAACGACCCTTGCCTGGGGTGCGCCGTGGTGAGCGGCGCCACCCGCCCCGTGGGAGGCATCCTCGCCCGCGCGCCCGGCCTGGTGCTCCATGGCGTGGCCGGCCCCAGCCCCGTGCCCGGCTGGGTGGTCATCTCCAGCGAGCGCCATGTGCGCGGCCTGTACGACTTGGACGAGCCCACCGCCCGGGAGCTGGGCGCCTTCGCGGCCCGGGTGATGCGTGCTCAGCGCCAAGCGCTCGGCGCCGCGCATGCCTACGCCTTCGCCATCGGCGACGTGCTGCGCCACTTCCACCTGCACCTCGTGCCCCGCTACCGGGACACGCCCCCCCACCTGTGGGGCCGGGCCGTCTTCGAGGCCTCCGCCCAGGAGCACCTCCCCGCCGAGCAGCTGGAGGCTGCGGCCCAGACCCTTGCCGCGGCGCTGGCCTCCGAGTCCTGAGCCCCACGGGCCGCCGCCTGCCTGCCCCCGCCCAAGTCCGGAGGCCAGGATTTCTCAGGGGCCCGTGGACCTCTCCCCTCGGGGTAGGGAGAATGCCGACTCTCCCATGATTTCGCTTCGTCCCACCCTGCTCGCCCTGACCCTGCTGCTCGTGCCACCCCTGGCGCGGGCCAACAACACCGCAGACGAGGCGGATGTCGCCTTCGAGCTGGGCAACGAAGCCTATGCCAAGGGCAACTACAACGAGGCCCTCGGCTCCTACTTCGCCAGCTACCGGCTCGTCCCCAACCGCAACGTCCTCTTCAACATCGCCCGCTGCTACGAGGCTCAGAACCGCTTCAACGAGGCCTACCGCTACTACAACGACTTGCTCAGCGAGGGCCTGCCGGACGACGACTCCGCCGAGGTGAAGCGCTCGCTGGAGCGGCTCCGTCCCAAGGTGGCGCTGATCCGCGTGGCCACCTCGCCCGAGGGCGCCGAGGTCTACATCGACCGCACGGACCTGGGCAGCCGCGGGCGCTCGCCTCAGACGCTGGCCCTGTCGCCGGGCCGCCACAAGGTCATGGTGAAGAAGGAGGGCTACCGTCCCGCCGAGGCCAACGTCGTGCTCACGCGCGGCCGCTCCGTGACGCAGAGCTTCGAGCTGCCCCTCATCACCGGCACCGTGGAGGTCTCCGGCACCCCCGAGGATGCCGAGGTCCGCACCGCCCAGGACGGCCCTGTCGTCGCCACGGTGCCCGGCAAGCTCGTCCTCCCTCCCGGCCAGCACGTGCTCTACGTGCGCGCCCAGGGCCACGCGCCCGCGCAGCTCGTGGTCGAAGTGCCCGCCGATGGCACCGTGAAGGTGCCCGTGGCGCTCGGCAGCCAGGCCAAGCCCACGGGCCGCCTCGTCGTCACCGCCAACCGCGATAACGCCGCCGTGCGCGTGGACGGCAAGCCCGTAGGCTTCACCCCCACGGTGCTCACCCTCACCGAGGGAGACCACGTCCTCGAGGTGGAGAGCCTCGAGGTGCGCCCCCTGCGCCAGACGGTGACGGTGGTGGCGGATCAGGAGATCAAGGTCTTCGCCGAGCTGCGCTACTCCCCGCCTCCCGTGCGCGCCGCCTCCAAGGGCCTCACCTCCGTGGACGAGGCCCCCGCCTCCACCACCGTGCTCACCCAGGAGGAGCTGCGCGCCTTCGGCTGGCAGACGCTCGCCCAGGCCATCGCGGGCGTGCGCGGCTTCTTCCTCTCGGACGACCGCACCTACAACTACATCGGCGTGCGCGGCTTCTCCCCGCCGGGAGACCTCAACACCCGCATCCTCATCCTCTGGGATGGGCATTCCATGAACGACGTGTGGGCCGGCCAGGGCTACGCGGGGCATGACCTCTCGGTGAATCTGGAGGAGGTGGAGCGCATCGAGGTGGTCCGCGGCCCGGGCAGCGCGCTCTACGGCACGGGCGCCTTCTTCGCCGTCATCAACGTGGTGCCGCGTGAGTCCCTGGGCGTGCAGAAGCACGTGGAGGTGACGGGCACGGTGGGAGCGCTGGGGACACTGGGAGTGAACGCCGCGGCGGCCTGGGAGGGCGGCCAGGACCGCTCCGTGCTGGTGTCCGCGGCGCTGGTGCACGCCACGGGCGCCGAGACGACGCTGCTGGACCCTACCACCCGGGTGGTGGGGCTCGACGGCGAGCGCGCCCTGAGCGGCTCCGTGTACGCGCGCCTCGGCCACCTCACCCTCATGGGCCGCCTCAACAGCCGCGTGAAGGCCATCCCCACCGGCCCCTTCGGCAGCGCCATTGGCGTGGAGGGCACCCAGTCGTTGGACACGCGCGGCTTCCTCGAGGCGCGCTATGAGCGGCCCCTGAGCGACACCCTCCAGCTCTCCCTGCGGGGCTCGTTCGACCTGAGCCGCTACCGCGGCGACCGGGCCTATGAAGTCAACGGCGGAGAGAGCTACAACCTGGAGAGCGAGGGCGGCCGCGCCGACTGGGTCTCCGCCGAAGCGCGCCTGCGCATGGCCGTGTTCGACGGCAACGCCCTCACCCTGGGCCTGGAGGGCCAGGGCCAGCTCCGGGTGGAGCAGGAGACGTACGGCCTGAACGGCGGCATCCCGCTGCCCACCAAGACGCGCACGCTGCTGTCGCTCTACCTGATGGACGAGTGGCGCCTGCACCCGCGGCTGAGCCTGTCCGCGGGCCTGCGCGTGGACAAGTACCTGGACCTGGACGCCATTCCCATCACCCCGCGCCTGGCCCTCATCGCCCGGCCCTACACCGCGGGCCTCACCAAGCTCGTCGCCGGCCGCGCCTTCCGCGCCCCCAACGTCTACGAGCTGTTCTACGAGGACAAGCTGGAGACGCAGCGGCCCGCCGAGGGGCTGGATCCGGAGACCATCACCACCTTCGAGGTGGAGCACTCGCACGACCTGACGGACGAGCTGCGCCTCACCGTGGCGGGCTACCACAACCGCATCTCCAACCTGGTGACGCTGGCCACGGACGCACTGCCCCAGCCCCAGTGCGGCACCCCTACCGAACCCGCGCAGTGCTTCGTGTTCGCCAACAGCGCCACGGAGACGCTCGCGTGGGGCGCGGAGGCCGGCGTGCACTGGCAGCCCGGCCGCTTCCTGCTGGTGGACCTGAGCTACTCCTACGTCACCCTGCGCCACGTGCTCGACGAGGTCCGCGACGCCAAGCCCGCCCACATCGTCTCGGGCCGGATGATGCTGCCGCTGGGCACGGGCGAGGTGCGGCTGGCCACGCAGGCCACCTACCAGAGCGCGCGCAACGGCGACTCGGACGGCACCAAGATTGGCGAGGCGCTGCTCATCGCGCTGGGCGTCTCGGGCGAGTACTCGCGCTTCCGCTACTTCGCGGGCGTGCAGAACCTGCTGGACGAGCAGTATGTGCTGCCGGTGAACTCGGAGACCTCGGCGCGGCCCGTCCCCCAGTACGGCCGCACCTTCACCCTGCAGCTGACGGGCTCCTACTGATGAGTGTCTGGACAGAAGCGCGCTCGGCGGCTCGGGAACTGACGGACGCGGCCGTGCGCACGGCGTACCGCGGCGCGTACTCGCTGGCCATGGCGTACTGGTTCGTGCGCCGCCCCTCCACCGGTGGCGTCTTCGTGGGGGTGTGGCACGGCCGGCGCGTGCTGCTGCTGCAGAACTCCTACAAGCGCCTGTTCAGCATGCCCGGCGGCGGCGCCCACCCGGGCGAGTCCCACCTGGAGACGGGGCTGCGCGAGCTGCACGAGGAGGTGGGCCTCACCTTGAGCGCCTCCCAGCTCCGCACCGCCCTCGATGTCGTGCACTACGAGGAGTACAAGCGCGACCACGTCTACTTCCTGGAGGTGGACCTGGACACCGAGCCGGCGCTCACCATCGACCGCCGGGAGGTGGTCTGGGCCGCCTTCCTCGACGTGGATGCCGCGCTCCAGCTCCCGGTGGCCTCTCCCATCCGCGACTACCTCACCGAGGCCGCGCGGCGCCGTGCCGCCCCCGCTCCCTCCTCATGACTCCCCCCGAGCTGCTCTTCATCCACCCCGAGCACCCGCTCTACCCGGAGGAGCTGGAGCTGCGCTTCCGCGTGCTGCGCGAGCCGCTGGGCCTGCCCCGCTCCGCCGTCACCTTCCCCTTCGAGGCCCAGAGCCTCCACCTCGTGGCGCGCCAGGGCAGCGCGGTGGTGGGCTGCGTCCTCTTCCACCCCGAGGACACCCACGGGGGCCGCCTCTTTCAGATGGCCGTCACCCCCACGCTCCAGGGACAGGGGCTGGGCGCGCGGCTCGTGGTGGCGCTGGAGGAGGAGCTGCGGCGGCGGGGCTTCACGCACGTGCACCTCCACGCCCGCTCCCAGGTGGTCCCCTTCTACGAGCGGCTCGGCTACGCGGTGTACGGCGAGCCCTTCGAGGAGCGGACCCTCCCTCACCGCCATATGCGCAAGACACTGGCGTCATCTATCCTTCCGGGCCCAAGGAGCCCGGAGGCATGACGGCAACCCCCGCACGGACACAGGCCCAGCGCGCCCAAGCGTTCTTCGAGCTGCACCAGCGCATCCAGCTCATCGACGATGAGAAGGCCCAGGACGCGCTGCTGGAGCAGCTGAAGCACCCCTCGCGGCCCTACATCGTCTCGTTCGTCAACGCCCACGCGGCGAACCTGGGCTGGAACACCCCGTCCATGCTGGAGAGCCTGCTGCGCTCGGACCTGCTGCTGCGCGACGGCATCGGCGTGAAGCTGGGGCTCAAGGCGTTCCGGCGTCCGCCCGGGCTGAACATGAACGGCACGGACTTCATCCCCAGGATTGCTCGGGCCTACAAAGGACGCCGCGCCGCGCTGTTCGGGACGCAGTCCCCCTGGCTGGACACAGCGCGTCAGAAGCTGGAGGCCGAGGGCCTGGTGGTGGTGGCGTGCCATGAGGGCTTCTCGCCGCCAGAGACGTACCTGGAGCTGGCCGAGAAGACGCAGCCAGAGCTCATCATCCTGGCCATGGGCATGCCCAAGCAGGAGGACATCGCCGTGAAGCTGCGGGAGCGGCTGGCCCACCCAGTGCTCATCGTCAACGGGGGCGCCATCCTGGATTTCCTGGGAGGCAAGGTAACCCGGGCTCCGGAAGCCATGCGCAACATCGGCATGGAGTGGGTGTATCGCCTCTACTTGGAACCCAAGCGATTGGCCAAGCGCTACCTGTGGGGCATCCCCGTCTTCTTTTCGCACGTAGCAGTCACGCGCTTGGTCGGTCCCCGGACACCCGAGGGTGAGGGCAGGTCCTCGTGACCCCCCCTTGTCCCCAAACGGAAAGTGCGCGTTCCTAAGGCTCCCGATGGACACTGTTCGCGCCCACCAGGACTTCCTGCGCACCCGAATCTTCCCCGGACTGGATGGGCTGCGTTGCGTGAGCATCCTGCTGGTGATGGCCCACCACGTCTCTGGCCTGCACCACGGCTTCCTGGGCCGAGGCTACCTGGGCGTGTCGCTCTTCTTCGCCATCAGCGGGTTCCTCATCACCTCGCTGCTCTTGCGTGAGCGGGACGCGCACGGGTTCATCTCCCTGGGGCGCTTCTACGGCCGGCGCTCGCTGCGCATCTTCCCGCTCTACTATGCGGTGCTGAGCGTCTACGTGGTGCTGGTGCTCCTCTTCGAGAAAGGAGCGCAGGAGAAGGCGGACTTCTTCGCCAACCTTCCGGCCTTCCTCACGTACACCTCCAACTGGTTCGTGCCGCAGGAGCCGAACACCCGGATCATCTTCTACTTCGCCTGGTCCCTGGCCACCGAAGAGCAGTTCTACCTGCTGTGGCCCGGCGTCATGCGCGTGGCCCACCGGTGGGGCGCGGTGGCCTTCATGGCGGGGCTGCTCGCCATCTCGCTCTGGGCGCCCTGGGCCGTGGAGACGGGGCGACTGGATGGCACCCTGATGTCGGTGCGCATCCTCGCCAGCTTCGCCGCGCCCATCTGCATGGGGTGCCTGGCGGCCTATGCCGTGCACTCGCCCGTGGGCTTCGCGTGGGTGTACCGCGTGCTCGGCTACAAGTGGATGCCTCCCCTGCTGCTGGTGCTCACGCTGGCCGCCGTGGCGACGAACGGCGTGCCCTACGGCCTCACCTCGCTGGTGATGACGGCGCTGGTGGTGTCCGCCTGCCTGCGGACGGACCACCTGCTGATGCCCGCGCTCACGCTGGCGCCCATCCGCCACATCGGGGTGATCAGCTACGGCGTGTACCTGCTGCACATGATCTGCCTGAACCTGGTGCGCCGCGCGGTGCCCGGCCAGGGCTTCGCCGTCACCTTCCTGGTGACCCTGGGCGTGACGGTGGTGGCGGCCACGCTGAGCTACCGCTACTTCGAGAGCTGGTTCCTGCGCCTCAAGGAGCGCCTGGCCGCCGGCCCTGCCCCGGCGAAGGCTTCCCCGGCGCCTTCGACGGCTCCAGCATCAAGT
Protein-coding regions in this window:
- a CDS encoding WecB/TagA/CpsF family glycosyltransferase, encoding MTATPARTQAQRAQAFFELHQRIQLIDDEKAQDALLEQLKHPSRPYIVSFVNAHAANLGWNTPSMLESLLRSDLLLRDGIGVKLGLKAFRRPPGLNMNGTDFIPRIARAYKGRRAALFGTQSPWLDTARQKLEAEGLVVVACHEGFSPPETYLELAEKTQPELIILAMGMPKQEDIAVKLRERLAHPVLIVNGGAILDFLGGKVTRAPEAMRNIGMEWVYRLYLEPKRLAKRYLWGIPVFFSHVAVTRLVGPRTPEGEGRSS
- a CDS encoding Ig-like domain-containing protein; the encoded protein is MTPSQALFLSLCLLSSACISLPDIDDSLPGPDGGPPIDGGIDGGNTDQTPPTLVRTTPPHGSTRVPVDSTVELEFSEAMVESSLQLTSVPTVSFTLESWASESKRAVFRPSAPLAQDQQYALTAEGKDLAGNTLTGSHSFAFTTVGPAPDTTPPTLVSTSPTNRALALPRDTKIKLTFSEPMNRASVERAFSIVSPMEAQAGTMAWNSTGTVAEFTPDTLLPYTSTVAWELSAAATDLVGNALSPASSLFYVATQRTYSLTPMNIGSESHLSSTTPAAQIVPWNIGDDASNRPLQVFLSFHLQPLFDSQVTRILSASLRWPHVDPGISTFDSLGRFAVDLVSYPPSNSNAFTTAPIGQPLFLTYQDLGGASDITTVNVTPMVLDSWANQASRYERAQFRLSFESWTDQDSTPDFLQVNPFYLVLTVTCEQP
- a CDS encoding response regulator; protein product: MSQSAPKLPPAEAGASAESAPSKKRVLVVDDFDDAREMYAEYLEFAGFQVETARNGAEAVEKAQVAEPDIILMDLSLPVMDGWEATRLIKGDSRTRDIPVMALSGHVLAGSENQAKDAGADEFVAKPCLPQDLENKIRTMLKPSKAKDKP
- a CDS encoding TonB-dependent receptor domain-containing protein, whose product is MISLRPTLLALTLLLVPPLARANNTADEADVAFELGNEAYAKGNYNEALGSYFASYRLVPNRNVLFNIARCYEAQNRFNEAYRYYNDLLSEGLPDDDSAEVKRSLERLRPKVALIRVATSPEGAEVYIDRTDLGSRGRSPQTLALSPGRHKVMVKKEGYRPAEANVVLTRGRSVTQSFELPLITGTVEVSGTPEDAEVRTAQDGPVVATVPGKLVLPPGQHVLYVRAQGHAPAQLVVEVPADGTVKVPVALGSQAKPTGRLVVTANRDNAAVRVDGKPVGFTPTVLTLTEGDHVLEVESLEVRPLRQTVTVVADQEIKVFAELRYSPPPVRAASKGLTSVDEAPASTTVLTQEELRAFGWQTLAQAIAGVRGFFLSDDRTYNYIGVRGFSPPGDLNTRILILWDGHSMNDVWAGQGYAGHDLSVNLEEVERIEVVRGPGSALYGTGAFFAVINVVPRESLGVQKHVEVTGTVGALGTLGVNAAAAWEGGQDRSVLVSAALVHATGAETTLLDPTTRVVGLDGERALSGSVYARLGHLTLMGRLNSRVKAIPTGPFGSAIGVEGTQSLDTRGFLEARYERPLSDTLQLSLRGSFDLSRYRGDRAYEVNGGESYNLESEGGRADWVSAEARLRMAVFDGNALTLGLEGQGQLRVEQETYGLNGGIPLPTKTRTLLSLYLMDEWRLHPRLSLSAGLRVDKYLDLDAIPITPRLALIARPYTAGLTKLVAGRAFRAPNVYELFYEDKLETQRPAEGLDPETITTFEVEHSHDLTDELRLTVAGYHNRISNLVTLATDALPQPQCGTPTEPAQCFVFANSATETLAWGAEAGVHWQPGRFLLVDLSYSYVTLRHVLDEVRDAKPAHIVSGRMMLPLGTGEVRLATQATYQSARNGDSDGTKIGEALLIALGVSGEYSRFRYFAGVQNLLDEQYVLPVNSETSARPVPQYGRTFTLQLTGSY
- a CDS encoding NUDIX hydrolase, encoding MSVWTEARSAARELTDAAVRTAYRGAYSLAMAYWFVRRPSTGGVFVGVWHGRRVLLLQNSYKRLFSMPGGGAHPGESHLETGLRELHEEVGLTLSASQLRTALDVVHYEEYKRDHVYFLEVDLDTEPALTIDRREVVWAAFLDVDAALQLPVASPIRDYLTEAARRRAAPAPSS
- a CDS encoding GNAT family N-acetyltransferase, translated to MTPPELLFIHPEHPLYPEELELRFRVLREPLGLPRSAVTFPFEAQSLHLVARQGSAVVGCVLFHPEDTHGGRLFQMAVTPTLQGQGLGARLVVALEEELRRRGFTHVHLHARSQVVPFYERLGYAVYGEPFEERTLPHRHMRKTLASSILPGPRSPEA
- a CDS encoding acyltransferase family protein — encoded protein: MDTVRAHQDFLRTRIFPGLDGLRCVSILLVMAHHVSGLHHGFLGRGYLGVSLFFAISGFLITSLLLRERDAHGFISLGRFYGRRSLRIFPLYYAVLSVYVVLVLLFEKGAQEKADFFANLPAFLTYTSNWFVPQEPNTRIIFYFAWSLATEEQFYLLWPGVMRVAHRWGAVAFMAGLLAISLWAPWAVETGRLDGTLMSVRILASFAAPICMGCLAAYAVHSPVGFAWVYRVLGYKWMPPLLLVLTLAAVATNGVPYGLTSLVMTALVVSACLRTDHLLMPALTLAPIRHIGVISYGVYLLHMICLNLVRRAVPGQGFAVTFLVTLGVTVVAATLSYRYFESWFLRLKERLAAGPAPAKASPAPSTAPASSPIP
- a CDS encoding carboxypeptidase-like regulatory domain-containing protein, translated to MKKLAMALVPFLMAGCGGAEDANGDGIADGIQDPNNVSVVVPATPKGTVSGQVLTTQQQPLASVNVTMTIGSATVAPVTTDAGGNFIFKDVPGGAQVLLTFSKDGFASLRASSVVPSTAGNVPINNGNASFGPVLLSELNGSVKFYLFGPDGRPAANARGTLDVNPAGRVLFGLSESTTSRVVVEAVSDNNGLITFDKVPSPVELSRLGGSYLLSVNALDTNGDGIYEAGGLVINYPATDLVRQGTVKTERLPPAYSPGEALAVRYSSLGALQPGNLQTKPQHNMVKPTDGIYIVFNQPVQASSVVVGLTDEYGKESLAVSRDVTGGGTVLTIKPGQALSAGREYNLYIRAVPLAGGAPFTTGSTVAFFGGDLSSPPAIAVESVRFQEVTTNNGLIDRLETVYVNFNQVMTPLLETQYAQVYVGLDLNGSGKIGDATGERDPSTGRSTGVGFTLQMAEPTKPIATRTPAEEPVFPFDTSGYSTRFSFTYSPPATPSATFVSLQPGTSLFIHFSKLTPSVDAYESGWGVAQTADITVNGSLITPIAVPVAAP
- a CDS encoding HIT family protein, which codes for MSDVNDPCLGCAVVSGATRPVGGILARAPGLVLHGVAGPSPVPGWVVISSERHVRGLYDLDEPTARELGAFAARVMRAQRQALGAAHAYAFAIGDVLRHFHLHLVPRYRDTPPHLWGRAVFEASAQEHLPAEQLEAAAQTLAAALASES